The proteins below come from a single Acidovorax sp. NCPPB 4044 genomic window:
- a CDS encoding phosphodiesterase, with protein sequence MKVTALPAHEGALRERVLASLSPAARQGAGPLARLMGEGGLYCVFQPLADLREGNIYAHEALIRGPAGTPLHAADRLLQAAAQEGVLQDFELLCVFLALQQWGEHAAPGRLFINISADALVRGVSLCGGVSVAAAIRATGVSAEQVVLEITEHERVADMAPLREALKWVHGAGARLALDDFGDGRSSLRLWSEARPDFVKIDKYFVRDISAHPENLQMLQAIKGIADVFGTTLIAEGIETQDDLRALRDLDIPYGQGYLLGRPAPAPFERIDAPALDALRDRRVAVLPHRGQNARPGILRNLLVVHAPTATAETTNDTVAAFFKARPELHALPVLDGAKPIALINRQQFMNHYATLYFREVHGRKPCAGFANHAPRVVELDCDVDQLVGILTSQDQRYLNDGFIVTDNGRYAGLGTGEQLVRSVTEARIEAARHANPLTFLPGNIPISLHMQRLIESGTDFVACYADLNHFKPFNDYYGYWRGDQMIRLVARLAVAHCDSQRDFVGHVGGDDFLLLFQSTDWLQRCQHIVDEFAHEALNLFDDAARRAGGIWAEDRHGVKRFFSCTTLAIGAARIAPGSIRRAEEVANLAALAKHDAKRAASGLAWRTAEPAQGLAAAAPRGKADTWAAPPAPALPASHGHPAH encoded by the coding sequence ATGAAAGTAACAGCTTTGCCCGCCCATGAAGGCGCCCTGCGGGAAAGGGTGCTCGCCTCCCTGTCGCCTGCGGCCCGCCAGGGCGCGGGCCCTTTGGCGCGGCTCATGGGGGAGGGCGGGCTCTACTGCGTCTTCCAGCCGCTCGCCGATCTGCGCGAAGGCAACATCTATGCGCATGAAGCCCTGATCCGCGGCCCCGCGGGCACGCCGCTGCATGCGGCCGACCGCCTGCTGCAGGCCGCGGCCCAGGAAGGCGTGCTGCAGGATTTCGAGCTGCTGTGCGTGTTCCTCGCGCTGCAGCAGTGGGGCGAGCACGCCGCGCCCGGCCGGCTGTTCATCAACATCAGCGCGGATGCGCTGGTACGGGGCGTGTCGCTGTGCGGTGGGGTGTCCGTGGCCGCCGCCATCCGGGCGACGGGGGTCTCGGCGGAGCAAGTGGTGCTGGAAATCACCGAGCACGAGCGCGTGGCCGACATGGCCCCGCTGCGCGAGGCGCTCAAGTGGGTGCATGGCGCGGGAGCGCGTTTGGCGCTCGACGACTTCGGCGACGGGCGCTCCAGCCTGCGGCTCTGGTCGGAGGCGCGGCCGGATTTCGTGAAGATCGACAAATACTTCGTGCGCGACATCAGCGCGCACCCGGAGAACCTGCAGATGCTGCAGGCCATCAAGGGCATCGCCGACGTGTTCGGCACCACCCTGATCGCCGAGGGCATCGAGACGCAGGACGACCTGCGCGCGCTGCGCGACCTCGACATTCCCTACGGACAGGGCTATCTGCTCGGCCGGCCGGCACCGGCGCCGTTCGAGCGGATCGACGCGCCGGCACTCGACGCGCTGCGCGACCGGCGCGTGGCGGTCCTGCCCCACCGCGGCCAGAACGCGCGCCCGGGCATCCTGCGCAACCTGCTGGTGGTGCATGCGCCCACGGCCACGGCCGAGACCACCAACGACACGGTGGCCGCCTTCTTCAAGGCCCGCCCCGAACTGCATGCGCTGCCGGTGCTCGACGGTGCGAAGCCGATCGCGCTGATCAACCGCCAGCAGTTCATGAACCACTACGCCACGCTCTACTTCCGCGAGGTGCACGGCCGCAAACCCTGCGCGGGCTTCGCCAACCACGCGCCGCGCGTGGTGGAACTCGACTGCGATGTGGACCAGCTCGTGGGCATCCTCACCTCGCAGGACCAGCGCTACCTGAACGACGGGTTCATCGTGACCGACAACGGCCGCTACGCGGGCCTGGGCACGGGCGAGCAGCTGGTGCGCAGCGTGACCGAGGCACGCATCGAAGCCGCGCGCCACGCGAACCCGCTCACCTTCCTGCCGGGCAACATTCCCATCAGCCTGCACATGCAGCGGCTCATCGAGAGCGGCACGGACTTCGTGGCCTGCTATGCCGACCTGAACCACTTCAAGCCGTTCAACGACTACTACGGCTACTGGCGCGGCGACCAGATGATCCGCCTGGTGGCGCGCCTGGCCGTGGCGCATTGCGATTCGCAGCGCGACTTCGTGGGCCATGTGGGCGGCGACGACTTCCTGCTGCTCTTCCAGAGCACCGACTGGCTGCAGCGCTGCCAGCACATCGTGGACGAGTTCGCGCACGAAGCGCTGAACCTGTTCGACGATGCAGCCCGGCGGGCCGGGGGCATCTGGGCGGAGGACCGGCACGGCGTGAAGCGGTTCTTCTCGTGCACCACCCTCGCAATCGGCGCGGCCCGCATCGCCCCCGGGTCGATCCGGCGCGCGGAAGAAGTGGCCAACCTCGCGGCGCTGGCCAAGCACGACGCCAAGCGCGCGGCCAGCGGCCTGGCCTGGCGCACCGCGGAGCCCGCCCAGGGCCTTGCCGCGGCGGCGCCCCGCGGCAAGGCCGATACCTGGGCGGCCCCCCCGGCGCCGGCCCTGCCGGCCTCCCACGGCCACCCCGCGCACTGA
- a CDS encoding response regulator, producing MTGEPIPHPIRVLLVDDHPLVRDGVRMRLEATPHIRVAGEAGGVQEAVELAAALLPDIVLTDIRMPDASGIHLATVFRDRFPLVRVLVLSMHQDGEYVRRAVGLGVRGYVLKDAPARQLVEAIETVHAGGRYFSDSVRALVEGLPGAEPSARSLTPREAAVLRLLADGRSNKDIAQLLGTSVRTVETHRLHLRRKLRIDGQAALVKYAVDYADLRADPHLQT from the coding sequence ATGACCGGCGAACCGATCCCCCACCCCATCCGCGTCCTGCTGGTGGACGACCACCCCCTCGTGCGCGACGGCGTGCGCATGCGGCTGGAGGCCACGCCGCACATCCGCGTGGCGGGGGAGGCCGGCGGCGTCCAGGAGGCCGTGGAACTGGCCGCGGCGCTGCTGCCGGACATCGTGCTGACCGACATCCGCATGCCCGACGCAAGCGGCATCCACCTGGCCACGGTCTTCCGCGACCGCTTTCCGCTGGTGCGCGTGCTGGTGCTGTCGATGCACCAGGATGGTGAATACGTGCGCCGCGCCGTGGGTCTGGGCGTGCGGGGCTACGTTCTCAAGGACGCGCCGGCCCGGCAGCTGGTGGAAGCCATCGAGACCGTGCACGCAGGCGGGCGGTACTTCAGCGACAGCGTGCGGGCGCTGGTGGAAGGCCTGCCCGGTGCCGAGCCATCCGCGCGGTCGCTCACGCCGCGCGAGGCCGCCGTGCTGCGGCTGCTTGCCGACGGACGCTCCAACAAGGACATTGCCCAGCTCCTGGGCACATCGGTGCGCACGGTGGAGACGCACCGCCTGCACCTGCGCCGCAAGTTGCGCATCGACGGCCAGGCCGCGCTGGTGAAATACGCCGTGGATTACGCCGATCTGCGCGCCGACCCGCATTTGCAAACCTGA
- a CDS encoding cache domain-containing protein: protein MQLRLKLLLLSTLPILMALGSVAVTARHQTLKLAQQERELVESAYLHSKETELRHYVQLAQSALERIAAEGLDTQTRKRQALALLARMQFGKDGYFFVYDREGNVLLDAQHMGLSGVDLCDPANPLSEAPANLILAKARQGGGMVRYPWQKPSSRLTVPKLAYVTTLPGWDWVLGTGLYLDDVQETLRNIDRAAQENIDGTRRRIYGIAALCIVLIGLAGLALNLSDHRVASAKLRRLAQRVVHSQEEERVRVARELHDGVVQVLVSSKFLLETAQVQWTTAHAVQAPRDMLDQGLDRLNDALLEIRRVSHGLRPALLDDLGLAAALALMVQEVKEQGAFDVRFTLRGQARPLPTSHGTALFRVAQEALTNARMHAGASQVEVLLRFTRWRVSLSIVDDGRGFDVQRVQGDGQGGIGLRNMRERIEGLGGRFAIASGRQGTRILAVLDLRAGPAAALPSGFEPSQVPA from the coding sequence AGCAGGAGCGCGAACTCGTCGAATCCGCCTACCTGCACAGCAAGGAGACCGAGCTGCGCCACTACGTGCAGCTGGCGCAGAGCGCGCTGGAGCGCATCGCTGCCGAGGGCCTGGATACGCAGACGCGCAAACGCCAGGCACTCGCCCTGCTCGCGCGCATGCAGTTCGGCAAGGACGGGTATTTCTTCGTCTACGACCGTGAAGGCAACGTGCTCCTGGATGCGCAGCACATGGGGTTGTCGGGCGTGGACCTGTGCGACCCGGCCAACCCCCTCAGCGAGGCGCCCGCCAACCTCATCCTGGCAAAGGCCCGCCAGGGCGGCGGCATGGTGCGCTACCCCTGGCAGAAGCCGTCGTCCCGCCTCACCGTGCCCAAGCTCGCCTACGTCACCACGCTGCCCGGCTGGGACTGGGTGCTGGGCACGGGGCTCTACCTGGACGACGTGCAGGAAACGCTGCGCAACATCGACCGCGCCGCGCAGGAGAACATCGACGGCACGCGCAGGCGCATCTACGGCATCGCCGCGCTGTGCATCGTCCTCATCGGCCTGGCCGGCCTCGCGCTCAACCTGAGCGACCACCGCGTGGCCAGCGCCAAGCTGCGCCGGCTCGCGCAGCGCGTGGTGCACTCCCAGGAGGAAGAGCGCGTGCGCGTGGCGCGCGAGCTGCACGACGGCGTAGTGCAGGTGCTGGTGTCTTCGAAGTTCCTGCTGGAGACGGCGCAGGTGCAGTGGACCACCGCACACGCCGTGCAGGCTCCGCGCGACATGCTGGACCAGGGCCTGGACCGCCTGAACGATGCGCTGCTGGAGATCCGGCGCGTGTCCCACGGCCTGCGGCCCGCGCTGCTCGACGACCTCGGCCTTGCGGCCGCGCTCGCACTCATGGTGCAGGAAGTCAAGGAGCAGGGCGCATTCGATGTGCGTTTCACCCTGCGCGGCCAGGCCAGGCCGCTGCCCACGAGCCACGGCACCGCGCTATTCCGCGTGGCCCAGGAAGCGCTGACCAATGCGCGCATGCATGCGGGCGCATCGCAGGTGGAGGTGCTGCTGCGGTTCACGCGCTGGCGCGTGAGCCTGTCGATCGTGGACGACGGCCGGGGCTTCGACGTGCAGCGCGTGCAGGGCGATGGACAGGGCGGTATCGGCCTGCGCAACATGCGCGAGCGCATCGAAGGCCTGGGAGGCCGGTTCGCCATCGCCTCCGGCCGCCAGGGCACGCGCATCCTCGCGGTGCTGGACCTGCGGGCCGGCCCCGCGGCCGCCCTCCCTTCCGGCTTCGAGCCATCCCAGGTGCCCGCATGA